TTAGGTATGGATTTTGTTTTTTTTGTTACCATGTTATATACTCAGTTTTTTGAAGATAAAATTGGGAATGTTACGAATGATAAGAGCAACGAGTGCCCAAATTCCAGGTACAAAAGCTTCGTCTTTGCCACTTGCAACGATACCACGAATTTTTTCCGCTGCTTCATCTGCAGTAATTGCTTTAAGTAAACCTTTTTCTGGTAAAACCAAACCATCCGTCATTTCAGTTCTGACAAATCCTGGTTTAATCGTTGTTACTTGCACATTTACTTCAGAGAGTCTATTTCGTAGAGCTTCTAAATAAGTATTGAGTCCTGCTTTAGAAGTGTTATAAACTGGATTTCCTTTTCTCCCTCGTTCCCCTGCTATGGAAGAGATTCCGATGATTTTACCAGATTTTTGTTTTGTGAAGTATGTTGCGGCAGGATTTAAAAAAGCAACCGCTCCAAGAAGATTGACATTTAACATTTCCAAATCTTTTGAAACATTGTATTCTTCTTTGTTTATTTCTGGCATCACACCAGATGCAAAATACACTTCGTCTAGTCCACCTAGGAGTGAGACTGCTTTTTGGAAGGTTTTTTCAGCAGTAGTAAATTTAGTCACATCAAAGACTAAAGGGAAGGCTCGTTTCTCTTTGGACGTATTGCCTTTTTTGGCAATGGATTCCAGGGATTTTTCCCTTCTCGCTAAAAGGACCACGGAGGACCCAGCGTTCAATTCTTGTTCAGCAATGGCTTTTCCGATCCCACTCGAGGCACCGACGACGATTATTTTTTTCCCCATGTTTACGTTTTTTTGGTTTAATCGAATCTGGCAAGTGGTTTCAATAGGGTTGTGCCCGTAAATGAGAGAATCCTGATCGACGGGATGAATTTGATGTACAAATTTCCCGATCTTGCATTTTGTTTGGGAGAATATCGTCTCCAAGATGCGAGAATTGGCTTACTTTACCATTTAAAACGACAATTTCCCGACCTCACACACCGCAAGGTCCTTGTATTTTTTGATGGTAAGAAGGAGTTACTTTCTGATTGTTATTCGGAAGAATGGGAAGGTTTTTCCATCCATTACAGTCATGAAAAAAAAGCGGACGAACTCATTATTGGATATCTCAATTATTGTGAAGTACCTTCTCAATGTTTGGTGGTGACATCAGATAAGGAAATTCTAAGTTTTGCGAGAAGGCTTCGTGTCAAACGGAAGTCATCAGAAGAGTTTTATGCAGAATGGCTCAAACGGGAAACAGAAGAGGATGAAACGGAATTTAATCACCTGAAAGAAGGATTGACACCAAGTAGAGAAAGCGATTACTGGGAGAGACAATTCCTTCCTTGATATGTTGTTCAATTCAATACCATTTTTAATATTCTTTTCCGTTGTTTACCTTTTTTATTGGGCAATTCCCAAAGAATTTCGAAAAGGTTTTCTTTTAATCGCTGGGATTAGTTTTTACGCATACTTTTCTTTGGCACTGACGGTTCACTTCCTCGTTGTCATATCAATCAACTACCTTCTGTATCGTAAAATCCATGTAACACCGACTAAGATTTGGATCGGCCTTACTGTATCACTCAACTTAATCAATCTTGGATTTTTTAAATACGTGTACTTTTTTAGTAAAGTACTCGCAGATGTAACAAGTTATCCTTTTTTCCAACAAGTTCCAAACATCATTCACATTGCACTCCCTCTTGCGATTAGTTTTTATACTTTCCAAGTGATTGCCGCTGCTGTGGATACCTATCGGAATCCAAAAGAAAAAACAGTTAAGGTTGAGGACTATTTTCTGTTTGTCGCATTTTTTCCTGTACTCATTGCAGGACCAATTATGCGTATGTCTGATTTTTTTCCTAATTTGGACAAACTCACACCAAACAAAGAAAAGATGTATCGAGCATCGTATTTGATGATGTCTGGGCTCGTCAA
The sequence above is a segment of the Leptospira sp. WS39.C2 genome. Coding sequences within it:
- a CDS encoding NYN domain-containing protein: MYKFPDLAFCLGEYRLQDARIGLLYHLKRQFPDLTHRKVLVFFDGKKELLSDCYSEEWEGFSIHYSHEKKADELIIGYLNYCEVPSQCLVVTSDKEILSFARRLRVKRKSSEEFYAEWLKRETEEDETEFNHLKEGLTPSRESDYWERQFLP
- a CDS encoding SDR family NAD(P)-dependent oxidoreductase; protein product: MGKKIIVVGASSGIGKAIAEQELNAGSSVVLLARREKSLESIAKKGNTSKEKRAFPLVFDVTKFTTAEKTFQKAVSLLGGLDEVYFASGVMPEINKEEYNVSKDLEMLNVNLLGAVAFLNPAATYFTKQKSGKIIGISSIAGERGRKGNPVYNTSKAGLNTYLEALRNRLSEVNVQVTTIKPGFVRTEMTDGLVLPEKGLLKAITADEAAEKIRGIVASGKDEAFVPGIWALVALIIRNIPNFIFKKLSI